A portion of the Mesobacillus jeotgali genome contains these proteins:
- the essC gene encoding type VII secretion protein EssC produces the protein MILTLFDRNQVFDLVLPERVTGRYILNTEDQENNPVDMLAVEAEDGQWYLKSNKHAFLKDNANEIQSKVLIEPFKTYTIHRNDDQSALVYVEPQTADRNEFTKHIATGNVIKIGRSQDSQICFSNKLVSGAHSVIEYSSNGKAVIKDYNSSNGTYVNGERIKEKALAVGDVIFIMGLKIIFNGRLLSLNNPHKSVFLDRNAFNSFIAEKPIVEKEINLDEIHMEEENDQLFYRSPRFKRDIEEATIKIDPPPSQPNLDETPLMLLLGPSITMGMASLFTGLLTLQNVMRTNGDIMMAMPTLVMSISMMIGTILWPILTKRYEKKRRIKLEGIRQEKYSKYLAEMKQVIADECKHQSEILFENHVTLENCLTRIKRRQRNLWERGIGQNDFLKVRLGIGDLPLNAEIKYPEKRFMLEDDNLQDELYQIVEKPQILKDVPVTVDLTEERISGIIGRREEVKSFVQGLIFQLTALHSYDELKLVFIYDEHEHDTWKFVKWLPHVWDDGKTIRFVATDANEIKELSAYFEKEISARQALAEEELAELNQHYIVFSMSKILASKAEMINQLLKEKKNIRFSLVTLYDELKNLPKECTNVIELDKSFSKVYDKDDISGKYVGFSADSYLEENAEELAVKLANIQLNTSQKAYTLPDMLTFLEMFGVGKIEHLNALTRWKENNPVYTIQTQIGVDTTGDPFMIDLHEKYHGPHGLIAGMTGSGKSEFIMTFILSLAVNYHPDEVAFILIDYKGGGMANAFEELPHLAGTITNLDGAAVNRSLISIQSELKRRQAIFSETSRVVDQSNIDIYKYQKLYREGMVTEPLQHLFIISDEFAELKAQQPEFMDQLVSAARIGRSLGVHLILATQKPSGVVDDQIWSNSKFRISLKVQEKADSMEVIKRPDAAELKQTGRFYLQVGFNELFELGQSAWAGAPYYPSDRVEKHKDDSVVVIDDLGRVIKNARIDRRKTAVKNPPKQIDEITEYLSKMAQQENIKVRQLWLEPIPELIYVDKLKKKYSVVQQGFELNPIIGEFDDPANQRQMVMRMPITQEGNAVIYGIAGSGKTTFLTTMLYSLMEEHTPNEVNFYLLDFGSETLTWFREAPHVGDVMLSHESEKIHNLFKMLTSEIERRKKLLSNYGGDFITYNELSGETLPSIVVAIHNYAAFSEMFEELEEGISFLTREGLKYGIYFIVTAINTGAIRYRLLQNFKQMYVLQLNDQSEYSGVLGNTDGVYPSKSKGRGIFKTDATYEFQTAHITSDIDNMYTFITEYCKDLRESWTQPAAMRVPILPEKVDLDYLRDEAKNMNSNKVPVGIEKNSLKTAHFDFLGSYINVVTALESDQCSSFMQGVAEIFAATEGREMIIIDPNERFAAGSTQDYKYISEPSELEDTIVYLFNTLVHRNNTTKDAIEAGEQPPVFGNITCIIDSFGDLMMYLSPDGQDKLKVFMEKGNGLNVNLLISDSADKLSSVSFEAWFKQHVSLSDFIWAGNGITDQYVMKLGKVTNDMYQEIPPGFGYVVTKGKATLVKLLSSVESKQEEVAYHG, from the coding sequence GTGATTCTCACACTTTTTGACCGGAATCAGGTATTCGATCTTGTTTTGCCTGAACGGGTCACAGGAAGATACATACTGAACACTGAAGATCAAGAAAACAATCCGGTTGATATGCTGGCAGTAGAAGCGGAAGACGGACAGTGGTACCTGAAATCGAATAAGCATGCATTCTTAAAGGATAACGCCAACGAAATACAATCTAAAGTCCTCATTGAACCATTCAAAACGTATACCATTCACCGTAACGATGATCAATCTGCGTTAGTCTATGTCGAGCCGCAGACAGCGGACCGTAATGAATTCACGAAACATATCGCGACAGGCAATGTCATTAAAATCGGTCGGTCACAGGACAGCCAGATATGCTTTTCGAACAAACTTGTATCCGGAGCACACAGCGTCATCGAATACAGCAGCAATGGCAAGGCAGTCATCAAGGATTACAACAGTTCAAACGGTACATATGTGAATGGGGAAAGAATTAAGGAAAAGGCACTGGCTGTTGGTGATGTCATTTTCATCATGGGCCTAAAAATCATTTTCAATGGCCGCCTTTTGTCGCTGAACAACCCGCATAAATCGGTGTTCCTCGACCGTAATGCCTTCAATTCATTCATTGCCGAGAAGCCGATAGTCGAGAAAGAAATCAACCTTGATGAAATACATATGGAAGAAGAAAATGACCAGCTGTTTTACCGTTCCCCGCGCTTCAAGCGTGATATTGAGGAAGCGACCATAAAAATCGATCCGCCGCCATCGCAGCCGAATCTTGATGAAACACCGTTGATGCTCTTGTTGGGTCCGTCCATAACGATGGGGATGGCTTCCCTGTTTACCGGTCTCCTGACATTGCAGAACGTAATGCGTACCAACGGGGATATTATGATGGCGATGCCCACGCTCGTTATGTCCATCAGCATGATGATCGGTACCATCCTGTGGCCGATTTTAACAAAAAGATACGAGAAAAAGCGCCGGATCAAACTTGAAGGCATCCGCCAGGAGAAGTATTCAAAGTACCTTGCGGAAATGAAACAGGTTATCGCGGACGAATGCAAGCACCAGAGCGAGATCTTGTTTGAAAATCACGTCACACTGGAAAACTGCCTGACGCGGATCAAGCGCCGCCAGCGTAATCTCTGGGAGCGAGGAATCGGGCAGAATGACTTTTTAAAAGTGCGTCTTGGTATTGGTGACCTTCCGCTTAACGCCGAAATTAAGTACCCGGAAAAACGCTTCATGCTGGAGGATGACAACCTTCAGGATGAGCTATATCAGATTGTGGAGAAGCCGCAGATTTTAAAGGATGTCCCGGTCACGGTTGATCTTACGGAGGAGCGGATCAGCGGGATTATTGGCAGAAGGGAAGAAGTGAAAAGCTTCGTCCAGGGATTGATTTTTCAGCTGACAGCCTTACATAGCTACGATGAGTTAAAGCTGGTGTTCATTTACGACGAACACGAGCATGATACTTGGAAATTTGTGAAGTGGCTGCCGCATGTTTGGGATGATGGCAAGACAATCCGTTTTGTCGCCACCGATGCGAATGAGATCAAAGAGCTTTCGGCTTATTTTGAAAAAGAAATCAGTGCACGCCAGGCGCTTGCAGAGGAAGAGCTGGCCGAACTTAATCAGCATTATATCGTCTTCTCAATGAGCAAAATCCTCGCTTCTAAGGCGGAGATGATCAATCAGCTTTTAAAAGAAAAGAAGAATATCAGGTTCAGCCTGGTCACACTCTATGACGAACTGAAAAACCTGCCGAAGGAATGCACGAATGTCATTGAGCTCGACAAGAGTTTTTCAAAAGTCTATGACAAAGACGATATTTCCGGTAAATATGTAGGTTTCAGCGCGGATAGCTATCTGGAGGAGAATGCGGAAGAACTGGCAGTGAAATTGGCCAATATCCAGCTAAATACCTCACAGAAAGCTTATACCCTTCCTGATATGCTGACATTCCTGGAAATGTTTGGCGTAGGTAAAATCGAGCATCTAAATGCGTTGACGCGATGGAAGGAAAATAATCCAGTCTATACAATCCAGACGCAAATCGGTGTCGATACGACGGGCGATCCGTTCATGATTGATTTGCATGAAAAATACCATGGTCCGCACGGTTTGATTGCCGGGATGACGGGTTCTGGTAAAAGTGAATTCATCATGACGTTCATTTTATCGCTTGCGGTCAATTACCACCCGGATGAGGTGGCGTTCATCCTGATTGACTATAAGGGCGGCGGCATGGCGAATGCGTTCGAGGAGCTGCCTCACCTGGCAGGAACCATCACGAACCTTGATGGAGCAGCTGTTAACCGCTCACTGATTTCAATTCAGAGTGAGCTGAAGCGCCGCCAGGCTATTTTTAGCGAAACGAGCAGGGTCGTTGACCAGAGTAATATTGATATCTATAAATATCAGAAACTATACCGCGAAGGCATGGTAACAGAGCCGCTGCAGCATTTGTTCATCATATCCGATGAGTTTGCCGAGCTGAAGGCCCAGCAGCCTGAGTTCATGGATCAGCTTGTCAGTGCGGCGCGTATCGGCCGAAGCCTTGGCGTCCACCTGATCCTGGCGACACAAAAGCCTTCTGGTGTCGTCGACGACCAGATCTGGAGCAACAGTAAATTCCGCATCAGCTTGAAGGTGCAGGAAAAAGCGGACAGTATGGAAGTCATCAAACGACCTGACGCCGCGGAACTGAAGCAGACTGGACGATTCTATCTCCAGGTCGGCTTCAATGAATTGTTCGAGCTTGGGCAGTCAGCCTGGGCAGGGGCACCTTACTATCCGTCCGACAGGGTCGAAAAGCATAAGGATGACAGCGTCGTTGTGATCGATGACCTCGGCCGTGTCATTAAAAATGCCCGCATTGATAGGCGAAAGACAGCGGTCAAGAACCCGCCGAAGCAAATCGATGAGATTACGGAATATCTGTCAAAAATGGCTCAGCAGGAGAATATCAAGGTCCGCCAGCTATGGCTTGAGCCGATTCCGGAGCTCATTTATGTTGATAAGCTGAAAAAGAAATATAGTGTAGTCCAGCAAGGCTTCGAGCTGAATCCTATCATCGGTGAGTTCGATGATCCAGCGAATCAGAGGCAGATGGTCATGAGGATGCCGATCACCCAGGAAGGAAACGCAGTCATTTACGGTATTGCCGGCAGCGGCAAGACGACCTTCCTGACGACGATGCTTTACTCGCTTATGGAAGAGCATACGCCGAATGAAGTGAATTTTTATCTGCTCGACTTCGGTTCCGAGACCCTTACCTGGTTCCGCGAAGCGCCGCATGTCGGTGACGTCATGCTTTCACATGAAAGCGAGAAGATCCACAACCTGTTCAAGATGCTGACAAGCGAGATTGAACGGAGGAAAAAGCTGCTTTCCAATTATGGCGGCGATTTTATCACCTACAACGAGTTGTCGGGTGAGACACTGCCATCCATTGTAGTGGCGATTCACAATTACGCGGCATTCTCGGAAATGTTCGAGGAGCTGGAGGAGGGTATTTCGTTCCTGACACGTGAGGGCTTGAAGTATGGCATTTACTTCATCGTCACTGCAATCAACACAGGAGCGATACGCTACAGGCTGCTGCAGAATTTCAAGCAGATGTATGTGCTCCAGCTGAATGATCAGAGCGAATACTCTGGCGTACTGGGCAATACGGACGGAGTATATCCATCCAAATCGAAGGGCCGGGGCATTTTTAAGACAGATGCCACATATGAATTCCAGACGGCTCATATCACAAGCGATATAGACAATATGTACACCTTCATCACAGAGTATTGCAAAGACTTGCGTGAATCATGGACGCAGCCGGCTGCAATGCGCGTTCCAATCCTTCCTGAAAAAGTGGATCTGGACTACCTGCGTGATGAAGCTAAGAATATGAACAGCAATAAAGTGCCAGTCGGAATCGAGAAGAACTCGCTAAAGACAGCTCACTTTGATTTCCTTGGCAGCTATATAAATGTTGTGACCGCACTTGAGAGTGACCAGTGCTCAAGCTTCATGCAAGGTGTGGCTGAAATTTTCGCCGCCACTGAAGGCAGGGAGATGATCATCATCGATCCTAATGAGCGCTTTGCGGCAGGCAGCACACAGGATTACAAATATATTTCCGAGCCATCTGAACTCGAAGACACGATTGTCTACCTGTTCAATACACTCGTCCACCGAAACAATACGACGAAGGATGCAATAGAAGCAGGAGAACAGCCGCCAGTGTTCGGCAACATTACCTGCATCATCGATTCCTTCGGCGATTTGATGATGTACTTGTCGCCTGATGGCCAGGATAAACTCAAGGTTTTCATGGAAAAAGGCAACGGCCTCAATGTTAACCTGCTCATCTCGGACAGTGCAGATAAATTGAGTTCAGTCTCATTTGAAGCCTGGTTCAAGCAGCATGTATCGCTAAGCGATTTCATCTGGGCAGGCAACGGCATCACCGACCAGTACGTCATGAAGCTCGGCAAGGTGACAAACGATATGTACCAGGAAATCCCGCCTGGTTTTGGATATGTCGTAACAAAAGGAAAGGCAACACTCGTGAAGCTTTTATCCTCAGTCGAAAGCAAGCAAGAGGAGGTAGCGTACCATGGATAA
- a CDS encoding methyltransferase: MDKVLVEVFIPASEKSFDVFLPPESKLHEVVYLLAGTMTELSQGYFSATHDTILCDRKTGTILNINQTVEETGLMNGAKLMLI, translated from the coding sequence ATGGATAAGGTGCTCGTAGAGGTCTTCATCCCCGCCTCTGAAAAATCATTCGACGTCTTCCTGCCGCCCGAAAGCAAACTGCACGAAGTCGTCTACCTGCTCGCAGGAACCATGACCGAACTGTCACAAGGATACTTCTCGGCAACACACGACACCATCCTCTGTGACCGCAAGACCGGCACCATCCTGAACATCAATCAGACCGTCGAAGAAACCGGGTTGATGAACGGGGCGAAGCTGATGTTGATATAG
- a CDS encoding Mbeg1-like protein, with protein sequence MALDQLTDEEKNLLLQLSYIDLPPNLKIDDRNTYTLTEIIKKIEHNDVPVDEDRLANLKNYLNDHADSPLNSVRLTGYQNHNPNEANNTNGASESGFVGYAIKDNEGNGAVLFRGSENPGDWNHLRTDWKGNIEAGVSIETQQHREAMEFYEKNVAMMEGAITIYGHSKGGNLGSHVYVNDLRENVNAYIVNGAPLWWFNLDDSQKDALKGDRFTFITYEGDFVSHLGYGPYVDKIVKLNKEHGTYGDPFYPHYETSVNFNSDGSLADARDPDKWLVRDIARDLYYSFGSSVANLVNGAVDQVRETASAVVGEVREAAAAAMQQAREAAMAITSAAVNIVYTTWQGMIDAANYVREQTVRFISGIQNFGRQLAANVGRFLDTVANRVRSLFTNAMDFFSGGSVAVEPYIKVDIPRLFYYANRLRSVQKRIAQLNDMIDDLYWEAGIAGLDNVLAADISTSFDFRIPESINYLNNTAELLQKNERFLAGKASSIRG encoded by the coding sequence ATGGCACTTGATCAATTGACTGATGAAGAAAAGAATCTTCTTTTACAGTTATCGTATATCGACCTGCCCCCCAACTTAAAGATTGATGATCGGAACACCTACACATTAACTGAAATCATCAAAAAGATTGAACATAATGATGTTCCTGTTGATGAAGACCGGCTAGCTAATCTTAAAAACTATTTAAATGATCATGCAGACTCACCCTTGAATAGTGTCAGGCTGACAGGTTACCAGAATCATAACCCAAATGAAGCGAATAACACGAACGGGGCCTCGGAGTCAGGTTTTGTTGGCTATGCCATCAAGGATAATGAGGGAAATGGGGCCGTTTTGTTCCGGGGCAGTGAAAACCCGGGAGATTGGAATCATTTGCGGACTGACTGGAAGGGAAATATTGAGGCCGGTGTCAGTATTGAAACGCAGCAGCATCGAGAAGCAATGGAGTTTTATGAAAAGAATGTCGCGATGATGGAAGGCGCTATCACCATTTATGGTCACTCAAAAGGCGGCAACCTTGGCTCCCATGTGTATGTGAACGATCTGAGGGAAAATGTGAACGCCTATATCGTCAATGGTGCACCATTATGGTGGTTCAATCTTGATGACAGCCAAAAAGATGCCTTAAAAGGCGACCGGTTCACTTTTATCACTTACGAAGGCGACTTCGTTTCCCATCTGGGATACGGTCCTTATGTTGATAAAATTGTTAAATTGAATAAGGAACATGGAACCTATGGGGATCCTTTTTATCCGCATTATGAGACGAGTGTGAACTTCAATAGTGATGGAAGCCTTGCTGACGCCCGCGACCCGGATAAATGGCTGGTCAGGGATATTGCCCGTGACCTTTACTACTCGTTTGGCAGCTCTGTTGCCAATTTAGTGAATGGAGCGGTTGACCAGGTGAGGGAAACTGCATCAGCTGTAGTGGGTGAAGTTAGGGAAGCAGCGGCTGCAGCCATGCAGCAGGCTAGAGAAGCGGCTATGGCGATTACATCAGCAGCGGTCAACATCGTTTACACCACCTGGCAGGGGATGATTGACGCAGCAAACTATGTAAGGGAACAAACAGTGAGGTTCATTTCCGGTATCCAGAACTTTGGCAGGCAGCTTGCAGCGAATGTGGGCAGGTTTTTAGATACTGTTGCCAATAGGGTTAGGAGTCTTTTTACCAATGCGATGGATTTCTTTTCAGGAGGAAGTGTCGCTGTCGAACCTTATATAAAAGTAGACATCCCAAGGCTGTTCTACTACGCCAACCGTCTACGGTCCGTTCAAAAGCGAATCGCCCAGCTCAATGACATGATTGATGATTTGTACTGGGAAGCTGGAATTGCCGGGCTGGATAATGTCCTGGCTGCTGATATCAGCACTTCGTTCGACTTCAGGATCCCGGAGAGCATTAATTATCTGAACAACACGGCGGAGCTTTTACAGAAGAATGAAAGGTTTCTTGCCGGAAAAGCCAGTTCAATCAGGGGGTAG
- a CDS encoding WXG100 family type VII secretion target, translated as MARSITVEPAKLETTANKIDQQAADYERNYKALFSEVEGMAAAWQGTDNQTYTAQIKGFMDDFQKMTQLMRQYSEFLKTSAKTYRETQGEVINQAKRLSN; from the coding sequence ATGGCAAGATCAATCACTGTTGAACCAGCAAAGCTTGAGACGACTGCTAACAAGATTGACCAGCAGGCAGCTGACTATGAAAGAAACTATAAAGCTCTTTTCAGCGAAGTGGAAGGCATGGCCGCAGCATGGCAGGGTACCGATAACCAGACATACACTGCACAAATCAAAGGATTCATGGACGACTTCCAAAAGATGACTCAGTTGATGAGACAATACTCTGAGTTCCTGAAAACGAGCGCGAAGACATACCGCGAAACTCAAGGCGAAGTTATTAACCAGGCTAAGAGATTGAGCAACTAA
- a CDS encoding pore-forming ESAT-6 family protein, translating to MAGDGIKISLGEVSKTAGQIRNLNQQLSTRLEEIKKDMNALASSWNSDASNTIRGNFNSLAPRFEEYRQVVDSYAKFLDNTVTNYNTAETAINNNASSFK from the coding sequence TTGGCAGGAGATGGAATCAAAATCTCGCTCGGCGAGGTTAGCAAAACGGCGGGCCAAATCCGCAACCTGAACCAGCAATTATCCACTAGATTAGAAGAAATCAAGAAGGACATGAACGCACTTGCGTCATCATGGAACTCTGATGCGTCCAACACAATCCGCGGCAACTTCAACTCATTGGCACCACGATTTGAAGAATATCGCCAGGTCGTCGACAGCTATGCCAAATTCTTGGATAACACTGTCACAAACTACAACACTGCAGAAACAGCAATCAACAACAACGCCAGCTCTTTTAAGTAA
- a CDS encoding FHA domain-containing protein, with protein MIKHVEFKLESYGISKFLYYHAGSKSDIDGGQVELLRASRVAGILPCHAILEGDNCFLRYDMISDNTLEMLNSAAATKERLYNSFLNIAETLVDAQESGLDIEHFVFSQREIFIDNFSNRLVFIYLPVKNNIFEKVSLKDFLRELLLSAPYDEDDDAAFFVKLHNFLVEAEHITPEHLLEKMNELAGDETLLRQPYKMPEKPKQEPAPPAAKANEETLHEEPELEIPSINPNFYSPGSEVHTVKTSVDNGVLTSEYTSQKKDVKTGRNLEIEEEVNYKRITRAELGENNALLKEASKLSGGTSINIQPALANLEPENEGTTVLGVFPDDEDEGTTTLGHSLRRPFLLAVSKNEKITIAKDFFKIGRDPIRADFASENKVIGRVHAHVIISNGEYFIEDNHSTNGSYVNGVKLTPKEKVKIKHEDRIKLANEEFIFRLY; from the coding sequence ATGATCAAACACGTGGAATTTAAACTGGAAAGCTACGGAATCTCAAAATTCCTTTATTATCATGCGGGCAGCAAGTCGGATATCGATGGCGGCCAGGTGGAGCTGCTGAGGGCGAGCCGGGTAGCGGGAATCCTGCCGTGCCATGCGATTTTAGAGGGCGACAACTGCTTTCTTCGCTATGACATGATTTCCGATAACACGCTTGAAATGCTGAATTCCGCGGCGGCGACAAAGGAGCGGCTGTACAACAGCTTCCTTAACATTGCTGAAACACTCGTGGATGCACAAGAAAGCGGCCTGGATATCGAGCATTTCGTGTTTAGTCAGCGTGAGATCTTTATTGATAATTTTTCAAACAGATTAGTTTTTATCTACCTTCCAGTAAAAAATAATATTTTTGAAAAGGTATCACTTAAAGACTTTCTGCGTGAATTGCTGCTTTCGGCTCCTTACGATGAAGATGATGATGCCGCATTTTTTGTTAAACTCCATAACTTTCTGGTCGAAGCGGAGCACATCACGCCAGAACATCTCCTGGAAAAAATGAACGAGCTGGCCGGAGATGAAACACTCTTACGACAGCCTTACAAAATGCCAGAGAAACCAAAGCAGGAACCAGCACCGCCTGCAGCCAAAGCCAACGAAGAAACTCTCCATGAAGAACCGGAACTTGAAATACCGTCCATCAACCCGAACTTCTACAGCCCGGGCAGTGAGGTCCACACTGTCAAAACAAGTGTCGACAATGGCGTGCTGACCTCTGAATACACGAGCCAGAAGAAGGATGTAAAAACAGGACGCAATCTCGAAATCGAGGAAGAGGTTAACTACAAGCGAATCACGAGGGCTGAGCTTGGTGAGAACAACGCGCTGTTAAAAGAAGCCTCAAAACTAAGCGGGGGTACCTCGATTAATATCCAGCCGGCACTGGCCAATCTTGAACCTGAAAATGAAGGCACAACAGTGTTGGGGGTTTTTCCTGACGACGAGGATGAGGGCACAACAACTCTCGGACATTCATTGCGCAGGCCATTTTTACTGGCTGTTTCCAAAAATGAAAAAATCACGATTGCCAAGGACTTTTTCAAAATTGGCCGGGATCCAATAAGAGCGGACTTCGCATCGGAAAACAAAGTGATAGGCCGGGTCCATGCTCATGTAATCATATCGAATGGCGAATATTTCATTGAGGACAATCACTCGACAAACGGCAGTTACGTCAACGGCGTGAAACTCACGCCAAAGGAAAAAGTCAAAATCAAACACGAAGACAGAATCAAGCTGGCGAATGAGGAATTTATTTTCAGGCTTTATTAA
- a CDS encoding PP2C family protein-serine/threonine phosphatase produces the protein MAFQVAYHTDIGIKKKTNQDGLLLKTAKTPEGEIGLFIICDGMGGLSHGELASATVIRGMSDWFDLELPELLESGTVESDIPAKLGERIRELNKKILEYGEASNVKLGTTITALLILHKQYYILQIGDSRAYRINDKLVKLTEDQTLVERELKRGNITAEQARIDPRRNVLLQCVGATKDINIVITSGEVESGTMFMLCTDGFYHEIRDEEILANLNPQYFTEEKSMKDKLVELVELAKERQETDNISILLAKRDMGTVLTSH, from the coding sequence GTGGCATTTCAAGTGGCCTATCATACCGACATTGGAATCAAAAAGAAAACGAATCAGGATGGCTTGTTGCTGAAAACTGCGAAGACGCCTGAAGGCGAAATCGGCCTGTTTATCATCTGCGACGGAATGGGCGGACTTTCTCACGGTGAACTGGCAAGTGCCACGGTAATCAGGGGGATGTCTGACTGGTTTGATCTCGAACTGCCGGAGCTGCTGGAGTCAGGTACCGTTGAAAGTGACATTCCCGCCAAGCTTGGGGAACGTATACGCGAGCTGAACAAAAAAATTCTTGAATATGGAGAGGCTTCGAACGTAAAGCTCGGTACGACGATTACGGCTTTGCTCATCCTCCATAAGCAGTATTACATTCTGCAGATTGGGGACAGCAGAGCGTACAGAATTAATGACAAGCTTGTAAAACTGACCGAGGACCAGACGCTCGTCGAACGAGAGCTCAAGCGGGGGAACATTACCGCAGAACAGGCAAGGATCGACCCGCGTCGGAATGTTCTGCTCCAGTGCGTGGGTGCAACAAAGGATATCAACATCGTCATTACTTCAGGCGAAGTGGAAAGCGGAACAATGTTTATGCTCTGCACAGATGGTTTTTACCATGAGATTAGAGATGAAGAAATCCTCGCCAACCTGAATCCGCAATATTTTACAGAAGAAAAAAGCATGAAGGATAAGCTCGTTGAACTTGTCGAGCTCGCAAAAGAACGCCAGGAAACAGACAATATTTCGATTCTCCTGGCAAAAAGGGACATGGGGACGGTTCTCACGTCCCACTAA